The proteins below come from a single Peromyscus maniculatus bairdii isolate BWxNUB_F1_BW_parent chromosome 13, HU_Pman_BW_mat_3.1, whole genome shotgun sequence genomic window:
- the Hjurp gene encoding Holliday junction recognition protein isoform X2, with the protein MATLTYETPQGLRVWGGKLIKERNKEQTQDPSGKMIARLNRQSPDGNEHLQPCTQVLGAGSDSSSADTSLEEEDRPACTLTLAVPGSPWKNDLRRKYLSQVDILLQDAEYFKSAEKRGGKDTLMTWVPSSPVTPAPGCQDSISAESFGMPEVSASSSRDSSPSNPCPADMAIIPRNDSFSLLDTSSNSLGNQSLEDDICNVTVSDLYEGMMHSMSRLLSLKPSCIISTKTYINRTRNLKRRLPRKSGVRMNRTFCHRSKPSQRSSKKGPCLEPGKEARILKDCKNVLHIAPHKRDLKLKRGSLEGSKLQVHKLSPAWKELQGTPQKCLDLNTMYYLERENRLKTLQWLISPVKALPRPRMLPSRAEKCYREIRRKFEQLHQECCLSSGKKLHLPGPTESWAVDVYRGGSRSPGSPQGVKTHRLSLLFNRGKAKRSSEAFEDLSEMSVKASRCLPRSDPAPSLSEDSASQSPGQSQQMSGLFLQGHNSGPIRKAVSPSRAISAPWIGPQGCGGNRYDEIKKEFDKLYQKYCLMSPQRVKVTSHVPVPPVKAGAAVPSQTEDLRKLNPDSGFQSSPKSSTSPGWSIRSPQDSIPVEAHMSAWTTSTIVRDPRFPTKRRKLSYPPTCAHQAKSQDSSGTASKAVLWAEEQADPEGPDC; encoded by the exons ATGGCCACGCTGACCTACGAGACGCCCCAAG GATTGAGAGTTTGGGGAGGAAAGCTgataaaggaaagaaacaaggaacAAACTCAG GACCCTTCTGGGAAGATGATTGCCAGATTAAATAGGCAGAGTCCAGACGGCAATGAGCATTTACAGCCCTGCACACAAGTCCTGGGAGCCG GTTCAGACAGCAGCAGTGCAGACACAAGCCTAGAAGAGGAGGATCGGCCAGCGTGCACCTTGACG CTTGCAGTGCCTGGAAGCCCTTGGAAAAATGATTTAAGAAGGAAGTACTTGAGCCAGGTGGATATTCTGCTTCAAGATGCAGAGTACTTTAAG AGCGCAGAGAAGAGAGGCGGAAAGGACACGCTCATGACTTGGGTTCCTTCCTCACCTGTCACACCAGCCCCTG GATGCCAGGATAGTATCTCTGCAGAGAGCTTTGGCATGCCTGAAGTGTCAGCTTCGTCCTCCAGAGACTCGAGTCCCTCAAACCCTTGCCCTGCTGACATGGCCATTATACCTAGAAATGACAGCTTCTCCTTACTAGACACCAGCAGCAACAGCTTAGGCAACCAGTCCCTTGAGGATGACATTTGCAATGTGACAGTCAGCGATTTATACGAAGGCATGATGCATTCAATGAGTAGGCTGCTGAGCTTAAAGCCTTCGTGCATAATCTCCACCAAGACCTACATCAACCGGACCCGGAACCTCAAGAGGAGGCTCCCACGTAAGAGTGGGGTGCGCATGAACAGGACATTCTGCCACAGGAGCAAGCCCTCCCAGAGGAGCTCCAAGAAGGGGCCCTGCTTAGAGCCAGGGAAAGAGGCCAGAATATTAAAAGACTGCAAGAATGTATTGCACATTGCTCCCCACAAGAGAGACTTAAAACTGAAAAGGGGATCTCTTGAAGGAAGCAAACTCCAAGTCCATAAACTCAGTCCAGCTTGGAAGGAGCTTCAGGGGACACCTCAGAAGTGTTTAGACTTAAACACGATGTACTACCTTGAGCGAGAAAACAGACTCAAGACCTTGCAGTGGCTAATCTCACCTGTTAAAGCGCTCCCCAGACCCAGGATGCTTCCGAGTCGAGCAGAGAAGTGCTACAGGGAGATTAGAAGGAAATTTGAGCAGCTTCATCAGGAATGTTGCCTGTCTTCTGGGAAAAAACTTCACCTGCCTGGCCCCACAGAGTCCTGGGCTGTAGATGTGTACAGAGGTGGTTCTAGAAGCCCAGGCAGCCCCCAGGGCGTAAAAACCCACAGGCTGAGTTTACTTTTCAACAGAGGAAAGGCAAAGAGGTCAAGTGAGGCTTTTGAAGACCTGAGCGAAATGTCTGTCAAAGCCAGTAGATGTCTCCCAAGGAGTGATCCCGCTCCTTCACTGTCAGAGGACAGTGCCTCACAAAGCCCAGGCCAATCTCAACAGATGTCTGGCCTTTTTCTTCAAGGACATAATTCTGGACCCATCAGAAAGGCGGTATCACCCAGTAGAGCAATTTCAGCACCATGGATAGGCCCTCAGGGTTGTGGGGGGAATCGCTATGATgagattaaaaaagaatttgacaAGCTTTATCAGAAGTATTGCCTGATGTCACCTCAGCGGGTGAAGGTGACCTCTCATGTTCCAGTACCTCCAGTGAAAGCTGGTGCAGCTGTTCCTAGTCAGACAGAGGACTTAAGAAAATTAAATCCAGACTCTGGATTCCAGAGTTCCCCCAAATCGTCAACATCTCCTGGCTGGAGCATAAGAAGCCCACAAGACTCAATTCCAGTTGAGGCACACATGTCTGCGTGGACTACTAGCACTATCGTGAGAGACCCTCGGTTCCCAACAAAGAGGCGCAAGTTGTCGTACCCTCCCACGTGTGCGCACCAGGCCAAGTCTCAGGATTCCTCAGGAACAGCAAGCAAAGCCGTGCTCTGGGCAGAAGAGCAAGCTGACCCTGAGGGGCCTGACTGCTGA
- the Hjurp gene encoding Holliday junction recognition protein isoform X1: protein MDAEGLSDPRLLQELKESRSRFQTLMQRLIAKYNQPFEDDPLVQMATLTYETPQGLRVWGGKLIKERNKEQTQDPSGKMIARLNRQSPDGNEHLQPCTQVLGAGSDSSSADTSLEEEDRPACTLTLAVPGSPWKNDLRRKYLSQVDILLQDAEYFKSAEKRGGKDTLMTWVPSSPVTPAPGCQDSISAESFGMPEVSASSSRDSSPSNPCPADMAIIPRNDSFSLLDTSSNSLGNQSLEDDICNVTVSDLYEGMMHSMSRLLSLKPSCIISTKTYINRTRNLKRRLPRKSGVRMNRTFCHRSKPSQRSSKKGPCLEPGKEARILKDCKNVLHIAPHKRDLKLKRGSLEGSKLQVHKLSPAWKELQGTPQKCLDLNTMYYLERENRLKTLQWLISPVKALPRPRMLPSRAEKCYREIRRKFEQLHQECCLSSGKKLHLPGPTESWAVDVYRGGSRSPGSPQGVKTHRLSLLFNRGKAKRSSEAFEDLSEMSVKASRCLPRSDPAPSLSEDSASQSPGQSQQMSGLFLQGHNSGPIRKAVSPSRAISAPWIGPQGCGGNRYDEIKKEFDKLYQKYCLMSPQRVKVTSHVPVPPVKAGAAVPSQTEDLRKLNPDSGFQSSPKSSTSPGWSIRSPQDSIPVEAHMSAWTTSTIVRDPRFPTKRRKLSYPPTCAHQAKSQDSSGTASKAVLWAEEQADPEGPDC from the exons ATGGATGCTGAGGGTTTGTCGGATCCCCGGCTGCTGCAGGAGCTCAAGGAGAGCCGGAGCCGTTTCCAGACGCTCATGCAGCGGCTGATAGCGAAG TACAACCAGCCCTTTGAGGACGACCCCCTGGTGCAGATGGCCACGCTGACCTACGAGACGCCCCAAG GATTGAGAGTTTGGGGAGGAAAGCTgataaaggaaagaaacaaggaacAAACTCAG GACCCTTCTGGGAAGATGATTGCCAGATTAAATAGGCAGAGTCCAGACGGCAATGAGCATTTACAGCCCTGCACACAAGTCCTGGGAGCCG GTTCAGACAGCAGCAGTGCAGACACAAGCCTAGAAGAGGAGGATCGGCCAGCGTGCACCTTGACG CTTGCAGTGCCTGGAAGCCCTTGGAAAAATGATTTAAGAAGGAAGTACTTGAGCCAGGTGGATATTCTGCTTCAAGATGCAGAGTACTTTAAG AGCGCAGAGAAGAGAGGCGGAAAGGACACGCTCATGACTTGGGTTCCTTCCTCACCTGTCACACCAGCCCCTG GATGCCAGGATAGTATCTCTGCAGAGAGCTTTGGCATGCCTGAAGTGTCAGCTTCGTCCTCCAGAGACTCGAGTCCCTCAAACCCTTGCCCTGCTGACATGGCCATTATACCTAGAAATGACAGCTTCTCCTTACTAGACACCAGCAGCAACAGCTTAGGCAACCAGTCCCTTGAGGATGACATTTGCAATGTGACAGTCAGCGATTTATACGAAGGCATGATGCATTCAATGAGTAGGCTGCTGAGCTTAAAGCCTTCGTGCATAATCTCCACCAAGACCTACATCAACCGGACCCGGAACCTCAAGAGGAGGCTCCCACGTAAGAGTGGGGTGCGCATGAACAGGACATTCTGCCACAGGAGCAAGCCCTCCCAGAGGAGCTCCAAGAAGGGGCCCTGCTTAGAGCCAGGGAAAGAGGCCAGAATATTAAAAGACTGCAAGAATGTATTGCACATTGCTCCCCACAAGAGAGACTTAAAACTGAAAAGGGGATCTCTTGAAGGAAGCAAACTCCAAGTCCATAAACTCAGTCCAGCTTGGAAGGAGCTTCAGGGGACACCTCAGAAGTGTTTAGACTTAAACACGATGTACTACCTTGAGCGAGAAAACAGACTCAAGACCTTGCAGTGGCTAATCTCACCTGTTAAAGCGCTCCCCAGACCCAGGATGCTTCCGAGTCGAGCAGAGAAGTGCTACAGGGAGATTAGAAGGAAATTTGAGCAGCTTCATCAGGAATGTTGCCTGTCTTCTGGGAAAAAACTTCACCTGCCTGGCCCCACAGAGTCCTGGGCTGTAGATGTGTACAGAGGTGGTTCTAGAAGCCCAGGCAGCCCCCAGGGCGTAAAAACCCACAGGCTGAGTTTACTTTTCAACAGAGGAAAGGCAAAGAGGTCAAGTGAGGCTTTTGAAGACCTGAGCGAAATGTCTGTCAAAGCCAGTAGATGTCTCCCAAGGAGTGATCCCGCTCCTTCACTGTCAGAGGACAGTGCCTCACAAAGCCCAGGCCAATCTCAACAGATGTCTGGCCTTTTTCTTCAAGGACATAATTCTGGACCCATCAGAAAGGCGGTATCACCCAGTAGAGCAATTTCAGCACCATGGATAGGCCCTCAGGGTTGTGGGGGGAATCGCTATGATgagattaaaaaagaatttgacaAGCTTTATCAGAAGTATTGCCTGATGTCACCTCAGCGGGTGAAGGTGACCTCTCATGTTCCAGTACCTCCAGTGAAAGCTGGTGCAGCTGTTCCTAGTCAGACAGAGGACTTAAGAAAATTAAATCCAGACTCTGGATTCCAGAGTTCCCCCAAATCGTCAACATCTCCTGGCTGGAGCATAAGAAGCCCACAAGACTCAATTCCAGTTGAGGCACACATGTCTGCGTGGACTACTAGCACTATCGTGAGAGACCCTCGGTTCCCAACAAAGAGGCGCAAGTTGTCGTACCCTCCCACGTGTGCGCACCAGGCCAAGTCTCAGGATTCCTCAGGAACAGCAAGCAAAGCCGTGCTCTGGGCAGAAGAGCAAGCTGACCCTGAGGGGCCTGACTGCTGA